The DNA segment TGCCCGTAAAGTGCAAGTTGGTAAAGTTGTCAGTGACAAAATGGATAAAACCATCGTTGTAGCTGTTGAGACTTACAAGAAGCATGATTTGTACCACAAACGCATTAAATATACGAAAAAATTCAAAGCACATGATGAGAACAACACTGCAAAAATTGGTGATACGGTTAGAATCGTCGAAACTCGTCCGCTGTCTAAAGATAAGCGTTGGAGACTCGCAGAGATCATCGAAGAAGCAGTTATTATTTAACAGCATGGAAGCTTAAACTGAAAGGAGGAAATAACCATGATTCAAGCATTCTCACG comes from the Paenibacillus lentus genome and includes:
- the rpsQ gene encoding 30S ribosomal protein S17 is translated as MSERNARKVQVGKVVSDKMDKTIVVAVETYKKHDLYHKRIKYTKKFKAHDENNTAKIGDTVRIVETRPLSKDKRWRLAEIIEEAVII